A DNA window from Pongo abelii isolate AG06213 chromosome 2, NHGRI_mPonAbe1-v2.0_pri, whole genome shotgun sequence contains the following coding sequences:
- the SS18L2 gene encoding SS18-like protein 2 yields MSVAFVPDWLRGKAEVNQETIQRLLEENDQLIRCIVEYQNKGRGNECVQYQHVLHRNLIYLATIADASPTSTSKAME; encoded by the exons ATGTCGGTGGCCTTCGTACCGGACTGGCTGAGGGGCAAGGCGGAAGTCAATCAAGAGACTATCCAGCGG CTCCTTGAGGAGAATGACCAGCTGATCCGCTGTATTGTGGAGTATCAGAACAAGGGCCGCGGGAACGAGTGCGTCCA GTACCAGCATGTGTTACATAGAAATCTCATTTATTTGGCTACCATTGCAGATGCCAGTCCAACCAGCACTTCAAAAGCAATGGAATAA